From the Tripterygium wilfordii isolate XIE 37 chromosome 6, ASM1340144v1, whole genome shotgun sequence genome, one window contains:
- the LOC120000554 gene encoding WUSCHEL-related homeobox 8-like isoform X1: protein MVSNGTSKHQEQLLVQMEVQNQHGLSVKVMTDEQMELLRKQISVYATICEHLVEMHKAYSAQQDIVGGMRVGNIYPDPLMGSGPRIPSRQRWTPKPMQLQFLESVYDRCHGTPSKQKIKEITAELLQHGQITETNVYNWFQNRRARSKRKQSILAPNHGESEVEKELDESIKEKTTKPEDAEYHENSMLIAEHMFFQSPEIGIEQLMGNVEVPESVSPFGLL from the exons ATGGTGTCCAATGGTACTAGTAAGCATCAAGAACAGTTACTAGTTCAAATGGAGGTGCAGAATCAACATGGGTTGTCTGTGAAAGTGATGACTGATGAACAAATGGAGCTTTTGAGAAAACAGATATCTGTGTATGCAACCATTTGTGAACATCTTGTTGAGATGCATAAAGCCTACTCTGCCCAACAGGATATTGTTGGTG GAATGAGGGTTGGTAACATATACCCCGATCCACTGATGGGGAGTGGGCCGAGGATCCCATCCAGGCAGCGCTGGACCCCAAAGCCAATGCAACTTCAGTTTCTTGAGAGTGTGTATGATCGATGCCATGGAACTCCTAGCAAGCAAAAGATCAAAGAGATAACTGCTGAACTGTTACAGCATGGCCAAATTACCGAAACAAATGTCTATAATTGGTTCCAGAATAGGAGAGCTCGTTCCAAAAGAAAGCAATCAATATTAGCACCAAACCATGGAGAATCAGAAGTGGAGAAAGAGTTGGATGAGTCCATTAAAGAGAAGACAACAAAACCAGAAGACGCTGAGTACCATGAGAACTCTATGCTGATTGCAGAACACATGTTCTTCCAAAGTCCTGAGATAG GAATTGAGCAGTTGATGGGTAATGTTGAAGTTCCAGAGAGCGTTAGTCCTTTTGGTCTGTTGTAG
- the LOC120000762 gene encoding uncharacterized protein LOC120000762, with protein MWLEREANVIGVGAVLPDHNGWVQAALSERIAGSFGPQIAESLAILKGLQLSVSSGFLNIIVESDAKNDIKALAQSCESVSFRFARRTCNSVAHNLAKKSASFHCPMY; from the exons ATGTGGCTGGAGCGCGAGGCAAACGTTATTGGTGTGGGGGCTGTTTTGCCTGACCACAATGGGTGGGTTCAAGCGGCTTTATCTGAGAGGATAGCTGGTTCTTTTGGTCCTCAGATTGCTGAATCTCTTGCCATCTTGAAGGGTCTTCAATTGTCCGTATCCTCTGGCTTTCTTAATATCATTGTTGAATCGGATGCTAAGA ATGACATCAAAGCTCTTGCCCAGTCTTGTGAGTCAGTATCCTTCCGGTTTGCTCGTCGTACCTGCAATAGTGTGGCACATAATCTTGCTAAAAAGTCTGCTAGCTTTCATTGTCCGATGTATTGA
- the LOC120000554 gene encoding WUSCHEL-related homeobox 8-like isoform X2: MVSNGTSKHQEQLLVQMEVQNQHGLSVKVMTDEQMELLRKQISVYATICEHLVEMHKAYSAQQDIVGMRVGNIYPDPLMGSGPRIPSRQRWTPKPMQLQFLESVYDRCHGTPSKQKIKEITAELLQHGQITETNVYNWFQNRRARSKRKQSILAPNHGESEVEKELDESIKEKTTKPEDAEYHENSMLIAEHMFFQSPEIGIEQLMGNVEVPESVSPFGLL; encoded by the exons ATGGTGTCCAATGGTACTAGTAAGCATCAAGAACAGTTACTAGTTCAAATGGAGGTGCAGAATCAACATGGGTTGTCTGTGAAAGTGATGACTGATGAACAAATGGAGCTTTTGAGAAAACAGATATCTGTGTATGCAACCATTTGTGAACATCTTGTTGAGATGCATAAAGCCTACTCTGCCCAACAGGATATTGTTG GAATGAGGGTTGGTAACATATACCCCGATCCACTGATGGGGAGTGGGCCGAGGATCCCATCCAGGCAGCGCTGGACCCCAAAGCCAATGCAACTTCAGTTTCTTGAGAGTGTGTATGATCGATGCCATGGAACTCCTAGCAAGCAAAAGATCAAAGAGATAACTGCTGAACTGTTACAGCATGGCCAAATTACCGAAACAAATGTCTATAATTGGTTCCAGAATAGGAGAGCTCGTTCCAAAAGAAAGCAATCAATATTAGCACCAAACCATGGAGAATCAGAAGTGGAGAAAGAGTTGGATGAGTCCATTAAAGAGAAGACAACAAAACCAGAAGACGCTGAGTACCATGAGAACTCTATGCTGATTGCAGAACACATGTTCTTCCAAAGTCCTGAGATAG GAATTGAGCAGTTGATGGGTAATGTTGAAGTTCCAGAGAGCGTTAGTCCTTTTGGTCTGTTGTAG
- the LOC120000932 gene encoding high mobility group B protein 2-like has product MKGGKSKTETKNTKLAVNKKGKAGAKSGKAAKDPNMPKRPASAFFVFMEEFRETFKKDHPKNKSVAVVGKAGGDKWKSLSEAEKAPYVAKAVKRKAEYEKNMKAYNKRQAEGTKEEEEVESEKSMSEVNDEDDEEEGSEEEDDDE; this is encoded by the exons ATGAAAGGAGGTAAATCAAAGACGGAGACTAAGAACACCAA GCTTGCCGTGAATAAGAAAGGCAAAGCTGGAGCGAAATCGGGAAAAGCAGCCAAGGATCCTAACATGCCTAAGAGGCCTGCAAGCGCGTTCTTCGTTTTCAT GGAGGAATTCCGAGAGACGTTCAAGAAGGATCATCCTAAAAACAAATCCGTTGCCGTT GTCGGCAAGGCTGGTGGTGACAAGTGGAAGTCATTGAGCGAAGCT GAGAAAGCCCCTTATGTGGCCAAAGCGGTAAAGAGGAAAGCAGAGTATGAGAAGAACATGAAAGCCTACAACAAGAGACAG GCTGAAGGTacaaaggaggaggaagaagtggAATCTGAAAAGTCTATGTCTGAGGTGAATGACGAGGATGATGAGGAAGAGGGCAGTGAGGAG GAGGACGATGATGAGTAG
- the LOC120000988 gene encoding uncharacterized protein LOC120000988 isoform X1 — translation MGRVEEVPATTMATKKRKKGRPSLLDIQKRTLRQQQHQQLLQRSPNSKNPNVSFDSIESRNRRSIRRTPNPDGNSSALEFIGCEDDGDERKEKKQKPLMGLNLQNHNRIHGAYGSNSDMDGENLEEDHKRQRIGDGSLGSDVMGGRVWKATDTLHGSPVESGPTTPLPDKKLLVFILDRLQKKDTYGVFCEPVDPEELPDYHDIVDHPMDFSTVRKKLDGGAYSYLEQFEKDICLICSNAMEYNAPDTIYFRQARSIQELAKKDFENLRQDSDDGEPQPKVVRRGRPPGKGLKKSLERSLFDRVGPDFSSDATLASGGDITSWSNGYNLRKSTVSKSQPADASVWASHGSHSGENHTTGSSELEKEFPASVVRAVMKYGKKHFAVDENKRDTYKQPVASEPSVWTTFEGELDQLVPVGVGLEHGYARSLARFAAGLGPVVWKVASKKIERLLPFELGWVGEDKADECLAFLSSEKQNSLDNCVRDDHVGGLPPSCGANSIVASRFFPQTHRDMTKGVAGPSSQGELNSLDGGLNGIQHVGAFQIQQKPVIHSNNGYNHLSATGTLRTGTPTEQSSFEAAAVASRSTSGNDLASSKANLTGSSRELYSGNSSPAGSGFALQTVPHAAARRSSWQGLPPFGKQDAPPFLADLNAGFLAPGSPGTNVPIGSPQQPDLALQL, via the exons ATGGGTCGTGTCGAGGAGGTCCCAGCAACAACAATGGCgacgaagaagagaaagaagggacGTCCTTCTCTTTTAGATATTCAAAAGCGTACTCTCAGACAACAGCAGCATCAACAACTACTGCAACGGAGCCCTAATTCGAAAAACCCTAATGTCTCTTTCGATTCGATTGAGAGTAGGAACCGCCGATCCATCCGCCGAACCCCCAATCCAGATGGGAATTCCTCGGCACTGGAGTTTATTGGATGCGAAGATGATGGAGATGAGCGGAAAGAGAAGAAGCAGAAGCCGTTGATGGGATTGAACTTGCAGAATCATAATCGAATTCACGGTGCCTATGGGTCGAATTCAGACATGGATGGCGAGAATCTCGAGGAGGATCATAAGAGGCAAAGGATCGGCGATGGTAGTCTCGGATCTGATGTAATG GGTGGAAGGGTTTGGAAAGCGACAGATACTCTTCATG GCTCACCTGTGGAGTCTGGCCCCACTACACCTTTGCCAGACAAAAAGTTGTTGGTGTTCATTCTTGACAGGCTTCAGAA GAAAGACACTTATGGGGTGTTCTGTGAGCCAGTTGATCCAGAGGAG CTTCCGGATTACCATGACATTGTTGATCACCCGATGGATTTTTCTACTGTGAGGAAAAAACTAGATGGGGGAGCTTATTCCTACTTGGAACAATTTGAG AAAGACATTTGCCTGATCTGTTCCAAtgcaatggagtacaatgcaCCAGATACCATTTACTTTCGACAG GCACGATCCATCCAGGAGTTGGCTAAGAAagactttgaaaatttgagacAAGATAGTGATGATGGGGAACCGCAGCCCAAAGTTGTCAGGAGGGGTAGGCCTCCAGGCAAGGGCCTGAAAAAGTCACTTGAAAGATCTCTCTTTGACCGTGTTGGCCCAGACTTTTCTTCAGATGCAACTCTTGCTTCGGGAGGAGATATTACCAGCTGGTCTAATGGTTATAATCTAAGAAAATCTACTGTATCTAAGTCCCAGCCTGCTGATGCATCAGTCTGGGCCTCTCATGGATCTCACAGTGGTGAAAACCATACTACTGGGTCATCTGAATTGGAGAAGGAATTCCCAG CTTCTGTTGTGAGGGCTGTGATGAAGTATGGGAAGAAACATTTTGCCGTGGATGAGAATAAGCGTGACACCTATAAGCAGCCAGTGGCTTCTGAGCCATCTGTTTGGACTACCTTTGAAGGAGAACTGGATCAACTAGTGCCT GTAGGTGTAGGTTTGGAGCATGGTTATGCCAGAAGTCTAGCTCGATTTGCGGCGGGTCTTGGGCCTGTTGTATGGAAAGTTgcctcaaaaaaaattgagaggctTTTGCCTTTCGAACTTGGGTGGGTAGGAGAGGACAAGGCAGATGAATGCTTGGCCTTTTTATCTTCGGAGAAGCAAAATTCTTTGGACAACTGTGTACGGGATGACCATGTTGGTGGACTTCCACCATCTTGTGGCGCTAACTCTATTGTTGCAAGTAGATTCTTTCCGCAGACTCATCGAGACATGACAAAAGGCGTGGCAGGACCAAGTTCCCAAGGCGAGTTAAATTCATTGGATGGTGGCCTTAATGGAATACAACATGTAGGTGCTTTCCAGATTCAACAAAAGCCCGTGATTCATTCCAATAATGGCTATAATCATTTATCTGCAACGGGGACACTAAGAACTGGAACACCAACAGAACAATCCAGTTTTGAGGCCGCAGCAGTGGCTTCTCGTTCAACGTCTGGTAACGATTTGGCTTCGAGCAAAGCCAATTTGACTGGTAGTTCTCGTGAATTATACTCTGGAAACTCATCGCCGGCAGGCTCTGGCTTTGCGTTACAAACAGTACCACATGCAGCAGCTCGTAGGTCTTCGTGGCAGGGATTGCCACCGTTTGGTAAGCAGGATGCCCCTCCATTTCTGGCTGACCTAAATGCCGGGTTTCTGGCACCAGGTTCACCTGGTACAAATGTTCCGATTGGTTCACCACAGCAGCCAGATTTAGCGTTGCAGCTATGA
- the LOC120000988 gene encoding uncharacterized protein LOC120000988 isoform X2, translating into MGRVEEVPATTMATKKRKKGRPSLLDIQKRTLRQQQHQQLLQRSPNSKNPNVSFDSIESRNRRSIRRTPNPDGNSSALEFIGCEDDGDERKEKKQKPLMGLNLQNHNRIHGAYGSNSDMDGENLEEDHKRQRIGDGSLGSDGGRVWKATDTLHGSPVESGPTTPLPDKKLLVFILDRLQKKDTYGVFCEPVDPEELPDYHDIVDHPMDFSTVRKKLDGGAYSYLEQFEKDICLICSNAMEYNAPDTIYFRQARSIQELAKKDFENLRQDSDDGEPQPKVVRRGRPPGKGLKKSLERSLFDRVGPDFSSDATLASGGDITSWSNGYNLRKSTVSKSQPADASVWASHGSHSGENHTTGSSELEKEFPASVVRAVMKYGKKHFAVDENKRDTYKQPVASEPSVWTTFEGELDQLVPVGVGLEHGYARSLARFAAGLGPVVWKVASKKIERLLPFELGWVGEDKADECLAFLSSEKQNSLDNCVRDDHVGGLPPSCGANSIVASRFFPQTHRDMTKGVAGPSSQGELNSLDGGLNGIQHVGAFQIQQKPVIHSNNGYNHLSATGTLRTGTPTEQSSFEAAAVASRSTSGNDLASSKANLTGSSRELYSGNSSPAGSGFALQTVPHAAARRSSWQGLPPFGKQDAPPFLADLNAGFLAPGSPGTNVPIGSPQQPDLALQL; encoded by the exons ATGGGTCGTGTCGAGGAGGTCCCAGCAACAACAATGGCgacgaagaagagaaagaagggacGTCCTTCTCTTTTAGATATTCAAAAGCGTACTCTCAGACAACAGCAGCATCAACAACTACTGCAACGGAGCCCTAATTCGAAAAACCCTAATGTCTCTTTCGATTCGATTGAGAGTAGGAACCGCCGATCCATCCGCCGAACCCCCAATCCAGATGGGAATTCCTCGGCACTGGAGTTTATTGGATGCGAAGATGATGGAGATGAGCGGAAAGAGAAGAAGCAGAAGCCGTTGATGGGATTGAACTTGCAGAATCATAATCGAATTCACGGTGCCTATGGGTCGAATTCAGACATGGATGGCGAGAATCTCGAGGAGGATCATAAGAGGCAAAGGATCGGCGATGGTAGTCTCGGATCTGAT GGTGGAAGGGTTTGGAAAGCGACAGATACTCTTCATG GCTCACCTGTGGAGTCTGGCCCCACTACACCTTTGCCAGACAAAAAGTTGTTGGTGTTCATTCTTGACAGGCTTCAGAA GAAAGACACTTATGGGGTGTTCTGTGAGCCAGTTGATCCAGAGGAG CTTCCGGATTACCATGACATTGTTGATCACCCGATGGATTTTTCTACTGTGAGGAAAAAACTAGATGGGGGAGCTTATTCCTACTTGGAACAATTTGAG AAAGACATTTGCCTGATCTGTTCCAAtgcaatggagtacaatgcaCCAGATACCATTTACTTTCGACAG GCACGATCCATCCAGGAGTTGGCTAAGAAagactttgaaaatttgagacAAGATAGTGATGATGGGGAACCGCAGCCCAAAGTTGTCAGGAGGGGTAGGCCTCCAGGCAAGGGCCTGAAAAAGTCACTTGAAAGATCTCTCTTTGACCGTGTTGGCCCAGACTTTTCTTCAGATGCAACTCTTGCTTCGGGAGGAGATATTACCAGCTGGTCTAATGGTTATAATCTAAGAAAATCTACTGTATCTAAGTCCCAGCCTGCTGATGCATCAGTCTGGGCCTCTCATGGATCTCACAGTGGTGAAAACCATACTACTGGGTCATCTGAATTGGAGAAGGAATTCCCAG CTTCTGTTGTGAGGGCTGTGATGAAGTATGGGAAGAAACATTTTGCCGTGGATGAGAATAAGCGTGACACCTATAAGCAGCCAGTGGCTTCTGAGCCATCTGTTTGGACTACCTTTGAAGGAGAACTGGATCAACTAGTGCCT GTAGGTGTAGGTTTGGAGCATGGTTATGCCAGAAGTCTAGCTCGATTTGCGGCGGGTCTTGGGCCTGTTGTATGGAAAGTTgcctcaaaaaaaattgagaggctTTTGCCTTTCGAACTTGGGTGGGTAGGAGAGGACAAGGCAGATGAATGCTTGGCCTTTTTATCTTCGGAGAAGCAAAATTCTTTGGACAACTGTGTACGGGATGACCATGTTGGTGGACTTCCACCATCTTGTGGCGCTAACTCTATTGTTGCAAGTAGATTCTTTCCGCAGACTCATCGAGACATGACAAAAGGCGTGGCAGGACCAAGTTCCCAAGGCGAGTTAAATTCATTGGATGGTGGCCTTAATGGAATACAACATGTAGGTGCTTTCCAGATTCAACAAAAGCCCGTGATTCATTCCAATAATGGCTATAATCATTTATCTGCAACGGGGACACTAAGAACTGGAACACCAACAGAACAATCCAGTTTTGAGGCCGCAGCAGTGGCTTCTCGTTCAACGTCTGGTAACGATTTGGCTTCGAGCAAAGCCAATTTGACTGGTAGTTCTCGTGAATTATACTCTGGAAACTCATCGCCGGCAGGCTCTGGCTTTGCGTTACAAACAGTACCACATGCAGCAGCTCGTAGGTCTTCGTGGCAGGGATTGCCACCGTTTGGTAAGCAGGATGCCCCTCCATTTCTGGCTGACCTAAATGCCGGGTTTCTGGCACCAGGTTCACCTGGTACAAATGTTCCGATTGGTTCACCACAGCAGCCAGATTTAGCGTTGCAGCTATGA